Proteins encoded in a region of the Gallalistipes aquisgranensis genome:
- the rfbB gene encoding dTDP-glucose 4,6-dehydratase — protein sequence MGKRNIVITGGAGFIGSHVVRLFVNKYPEYRIVNLDKLTYAGNLSNLSDIENRPNYTFVKMDICDFDAFLQLMQREKVDGIIHLAAESHVDRSIKDPFTFARTNVMGTLSLLQAAKLYWESLPGKYKGKRFYHISTDEVYGALEVTHPDGIEPPFAAPANAPHHKAYGEDFFHETTNYNPHSPYSASKASSDHFVRAFHDTYGMPTIVTNCSNNYGPYQFPEKLIPLFINNIRHRQPLPVYGKGENIRDWLFVEDHARAIDLIFHRGAIAGTYNIGGFNEWKNIDLVKVLIRTVDRLLGRPEGADLDLITHVPDRPGHDARYAIDSSKLRKELGWEPSLSFEDGIEKTVRWYLENEAWMDNVTSGDYQAYYKNMYR from the coding sequence ATGGGGAAAAGAAATATAGTGATCACAGGCGGAGCAGGCTTCATCGGAAGCCACGTGGTCCGTCTGTTTGTCAATAAATACCCCGAGTACAGGATCGTCAACCTCGACAAACTGACGTATGCGGGCAATCTCTCGAATCTCAGCGACATAGAAAACAGGCCCAATTACACATTCGTCAAGATGGATATCTGCGATTTCGACGCTTTCCTGCAGCTGATGCAGCGGGAAAAGGTCGACGGCATCATCCATCTGGCAGCGGAAAGCCATGTCGACCGCAGCATCAAGGACCCGTTTACCTTCGCCCGCACCAATGTGATGGGGACGCTGAGTCTGCTCCAGGCCGCCAAACTGTACTGGGAAAGCCTTCCCGGAAAATACAAAGGCAAAAGATTTTATCATATCTCCACCGACGAAGTTTACGGGGCTCTCGAAGTGACGCATCCCGACGGCATCGAACCGCCGTTCGCGGCCCCCGCGAACGCTCCGCATCACAAGGCGTACGGGGAGGATTTTTTCCATGAGACGACGAATTACAACCCACACAGCCCGTACTCGGCTTCCAAAGCCTCCTCCGACCATTTCGTCCGGGCGTTCCACGACACGTACGGCATGCCGACCATCGTGACCAACTGTTCGAACAACTACGGCCCATACCAGTTTCCGGAAAAGCTGATTCCGCTATTCATCAACAACATACGCCACCGCCAACCGCTCCCCGTCTACGGGAAGGGCGAAAACATCCGGGACTGGCTGTTCGTGGAGGACCATGCGAGAGCCATCGACCTGATTTTTCACAGGGGAGCGATCGCCGGGACCTACAATATCGGAGGGTTCAACGAATGGAAAAACATAGATCTCGTCAAAGTTCTCATCCGAACCGTCGACCGCCTGCTCGGCCGTCCGGAGGGCGCTGATCTGGACCTTATCACCCACGTACCCGACAGACCGGGGCATGACGCCCGTTATGCCATCGACTCCTCCAAACTCCGGAAGGAACTCGGATGGGAACCCTCTCTGTCATTCGAAGACGGCATCGAAAAGACGGTGAGGTGGTATCTGGAAAATGAAGCCTGGATGGACAACGTGACCTCGGGAGACTACCAGGCCTATTACAAAAACATGTACCGGTAA
- a CDS encoding transcriptional regulator — translation MRWYVLVFPSGSRELTRGLQRELARRSRDGEPLFEYFAPMFAEVKEVNGRLVDTQRPLLYNYLFVHASEAEIYRIKQRLPQYNFLPRVKDGKDEYHYPYLSDEAMRDLQWIARSYSDMVPLYAADPAWLVKGDRIRITQGRFKGIEARIVVQSRSKRKEVMACIENWMWVPLLKVCPGEYELIELNNEGPRLYTHLNNDRLQGRLHEALCRHLTGRTTEEDRATATEVLLQYANLTPESDIMRCKLYSLLLPAYTILDDRAKCDGLIRIVQTMLPAVKAEQSRALLSVTLYGCTDSSIHYEQAHGLVGPWRNEANPKRSKEQLIKRLSDYDRCLGHLKE, via the coding sequence GTGAGATGGTACGTGCTGGTTTTCCCCTCCGGCAGTCGGGAGCTGACCCGGGGACTGCAACGGGAACTGGCACGCCGAAGCCGGGACGGGGAGCCCCTCTTCGAATATTTCGCCCCCATGTTCGCGGAGGTGAAAGAGGTGAACGGCCGGTTGGTCGACACGCAACGCCCCCTTCTGTACAACTATCTCTTCGTCCATGCCTCCGAAGCGGAAATATACAGGATCAAACAACGGCTCCCCCAATACAATTTCCTGCCCCGTGTAAAAGACGGGAAAGACGAATACCACTATCCCTATCTCTCCGACGAGGCGATGCGGGACCTGCAGTGGATAGCCCGCTCCTACTCCGACATGGTTCCCCTCTATGCGGCCGATCCGGCATGGCTGGTCAAGGGAGACAGAATCCGCATCACCCAGGGGAGATTCAAGGGAATCGAGGCCCGCATCGTCGTCCAGTCCCGATCCAAACGGAAAGAGGTCATGGCCTGCATCGAGAACTGGATGTGGGTTCCGCTGCTAAAAGTCTGTCCCGGAGAGTACGAACTGATCGAACTGAATAACGAAGGCCCCCGCCTCTACACTCACCTGAACAACGACCGCCTCCAGGGGAGACTGCACGAAGCCCTATGCCGGCACCTCACCGGGAGGACGACCGAAGAGGATCGCGCGACAGCGACCGAAGTCCTGCTGCAATACGCCAACCTCACACCGGAGTCGGACATCATGCGGTGCAAACTCTACTCCCTGCTGCTCCCGGCCTATACGATACTGGACGACAGGGCGAAGTGCGACGGTTTGATTCGGATCGTCCAGACGATGCTTCCGGCCGTCAAAGCCGAGCAGTCGCGGGCACTGCTCTCCGTCACGCTCTACGGATGTACGGACAGCAGCATCCACTACGAACAAGCGCACGGACTGGTCGGTCCGTGGCGGAATGAAGCGAATCCAAAGCGAAGCAAAGAGCAGTTAATCAAACGGTTGTCCGACTACGACCGCTGTCTGGGGCATCTCAAAGAATAA
- a CDS encoding lipopolysaccharide biosynthesis protein, translated as MSEENLKKRTIKGFGWNFLDNILNRGISFVVGIVLARLLSPSEYGLIGIIMIFIAIFNSIVDSGLGSALIRKNDCTEEDYDTVFHSNLFLSIIMSLLFFLCAPLIADFFNEPQLKPLAQVMSCTLIINALSIIQNTLLLKQLDFKGKMVISMISSLASGAAGIAMAYSGYGVWSLVGQQISRQVLYTTLLWLHNRWIPRLRFSKSSFHELFGFGWKLLVSGLIDTVWKEIYQVVIGKFYTPATLGLYSRAHQFSTIFSSNLTSVVQSVSFPALSKVQDDPAKLKRGFRKVNKTSMLISFAMMFGMMAVAEPMVKVLIGDKWLPCVPFLQIICLQMVLYPLHSQNLNLLEIRGRSDLFLKIQIIKKGISVVPIILGIFISIYWMLVGSVFTGLIGLYVNSYYSGSLLDYDLREQLKDIAPSFAITLSMAIFVYMLSFLPLAPLAVLIIQLLAGFSVLILLCETFRLSEYLELKEIVLTGIRKK; from the coding sequence ATGTCGGAAGAAAATCTGAAGAAGCGAACGATCAAGGGATTCGGATGGAACTTTCTTGACAACATACTGAACAGAGGGATTTCCTTTGTCGTAGGAATCGTTCTTGCCAGACTCCTGTCCCCGTCCGAATACGGCCTGATAGGCATCATCATGATCTTTATCGCCATCTTCAACAGCATTGTAGACAGCGGTTTAGGAAGTGCGCTGATCCGGAAGAACGACTGCACGGAGGAAGATTACGATACGGTTTTTCACAGTAATCTCTTCCTAAGCATCATTATGAGCCTGTTATTCTTCCTTTGCGCTCCGTTGATTGCAGACTTTTTCAACGAACCGCAACTGAAGCCTCTGGCTCAGGTGATGTCCTGCACATTGATAATCAACGCATTGTCCATCATCCAAAATACACTGCTTCTCAAACAGCTGGACTTCAAAGGGAAGATGGTCATATCCATGATAAGCTCCCTGGCCAGCGGCGCGGCGGGCATCGCGATGGCCTATTCGGGATATGGCGTCTGGAGTCTCGTAGGGCAGCAAATTTCCAGACAGGTTCTCTACACGACGCTCCTTTGGCTCCATAATCGTTGGATTCCCCGGCTCCGGTTCTCCAAAAGCAGTTTTCACGAACTCTTCGGATTCGGTTGGAAACTGCTCGTATCGGGTCTGATCGACACCGTCTGGAAAGAAATATACCAGGTCGTCATCGGAAAATTCTACACTCCTGCCACATTGGGGCTGTACTCGAGAGCCCACCAGTTTTCCACGATCTTTTCATCGAATCTGACATCCGTCGTCCAGTCCGTATCCTTTCCCGCCCTGAGTAAGGTCCAGGACGATCCTGCGAAACTGAAACGGGGATTCCGGAAGGTCAACAAAACCTCCATGCTGATATCGTTCGCCATGATGTTCGGCATGATGGCCGTGGCAGAGCCGATGGTCAAAGTCCTGATCGGAGACAAATGGCTGCCTTGCGTCCCCTTCCTTCAGATCATCTGCCTTCAAATGGTCCTTTACCCCCTCCACTCCCAAAACCTCAACCTTCTTGAAATCCGGGGACGCAGCGACCTGTTTCTGAAAATACAGATAATCAAAAAAGGCATCTCCGTCGTCCCCATCATACTGGGAATCTTCATCAGCATATACTGGATGCTGGTAGGCAGTGTCTTTACCGGTCTGATAGGCCTGTATGTAAATTCCTATTATTCCGGATCGCTATTGGATTACGACCTCCGGGAGCAGCTGAAGGACATCGCCCCCTCTTTCGCCATAACGCTTTCGATGGCGATCTTCGTGTACATGCTCTCGTTCCTCCCGCTGGCCCCCCTCGCCGTTCTAATCATCCAGCTTCTCGCGGGCTTTTCGGTGCTGATCCTGCTATGCGAGACATTCCGTCTGAGCGAATACCTCGAACTGAAAGAAATCGTTCTGACCGGAATCAGAAAAAAATGA
- a CDS encoding NDP-hexose 2,3-dehydratase family protein — translation MIIRSLLTDDNPFNSTKEIRQWIEQRNREVDVRVEKIPFDRLKMWHSDPDGSIRHDSGRFFSIVGIDVTTDYGTNNHWRQPIILQPEVGYLGILTKEIDGVLYCLMQAKIEPGNVNCVQISPTLQATKSNYSRIHSGKSPHYLEYFVNAKPENIILDQLQSEQGARFMRKRNRNIIIKVEEEVPVLEDFRWMTLGQIKELMHYDNIVNMDTRTVLSGLKISDYVTPLDGLKGMSGFGRDMILSSTTNHAHISTRDHLSWLTGLKAKYDLFVSFCPVNEMPGWRKTATEIVRDDGKYFKIIGVNVTISNREVASWCQPLVQPMQQGLCAFIIKKINGVYHFLVQAKLECGNFDVVELAPTVQCLTGIIPRNVDLQPEYYQYIMNARKEQIIFDTLQSEEGGRFYKEQNRNMIVEADEDFPLEVPDRYTWMSLRQIYKFLRFNNYLNIQARSLISALSYK, via the coding sequence ATGATTATACGCTCTCTTCTAACCGACGACAATCCGTTCAATTCCACGAAGGAAATCAGGCAATGGATCGAACAGCGCAATCGTGAGGTCGATGTCCGGGTGGAAAAAATACCGTTCGACCGGCTAAAGATGTGGCATTCGGACCCGGACGGCAGCATCCGTCACGATTCAGGCCGCTTCTTCTCGATCGTAGGCATCGACGTGACCACCGACTACGGCACCAACAATCACTGGCGGCAACCCATCATCCTCCAACCGGAAGTCGGATACCTCGGCATCCTGACCAAAGAGATCGACGGCGTACTCTATTGTCTGATGCAGGCGAAGATAGAACCGGGAAATGTCAACTGCGTGCAAATCTCCCCGACGCTCCAGGCCACCAAGAGCAACTATTCCCGCATCCACTCGGGCAAATCCCCCCATTATCTGGAATACTTCGTCAATGCGAAACCGGAGAATATCATTCTCGACCAGCTCCAGTCGGAACAGGGCGCCCGTTTTATGCGCAAGCGCAACCGCAATATCATCATCAAGGTAGAGGAGGAGGTACCGGTACTCGAAGACTTCCGATGGATGACCCTCGGTCAGATCAAAGAACTCATGCACTATGACAACATAGTGAACATGGACACGCGAACCGTTCTTTCCGGCCTGAAAATAAGCGACTACGTGACGCCACTGGACGGACTGAAAGGCATGTCGGGATTCGGTCGGGACATGATTCTGTCTTCCACCACCAATCATGCCCATATCAGCACCCGGGACCACCTCTCCTGGCTTACGGGACTGAAGGCGAAGTACGACCTGTTCGTGAGTTTCTGCCCTGTCAACGAAATGCCGGGATGGAGAAAGACCGCAACGGAAATCGTCCGCGACGACGGGAAATATTTCAAAATCATCGGGGTGAACGTCACGATTTCCAACCGGGAGGTGGCTTCCTGGTGCCAGCCCCTCGTGCAGCCCATGCAACAGGGCCTCTGCGCTTTCATCATCAAGAAAATCAATGGCGTCTATCACTTTCTCGTGCAGGCGAAACTGGAGTGCGGCAATTTCGACGTCGTCGAATTGGCGCCCACGGTGCAATGCCTGACGGGCATCATTCCCCGGAACGTCGACCTCCAGCCCGAATACTATCAATATATCATGAACGCCCGGAAAGAGCAGATCATCTTCGACACGTTACAGTCCGAAGAGGGCGGCCGTTTCTATAAGGAGCAGAACCGCAACATGATCGTCGAGGCCGACGAAGACTTCCCGCTGGAAGTTCCCGACAGATACACGTGGATGAGCCTCCGCCAGATATACAAGTTCCTAAGATTCAACAACTATCTGAATATCCAAGCCCGCAGCTTGATTTCAGCGCTGAGTTATAAATAG
- a CDS encoding site-specific integrase: protein MNALFSVICYSSKQLKDGTSPLMMRITKDRERKYSSIGISVDPKFWDFKKNQPKRSCPNREYIMQIIRNKESEMQQRIFELGMRGDYSIEDILATPKQSAQTGRIEDFYRELIEDYQRQGKTGNSLIYTDSLRSLRSYCNGKMNLRFKDITPKWCEYYEKWLRDKECKETTMSVLFRTLRSVFNKAIKANIAEQKDYPFNDFRISKFDTSTKKRAISKMDVMKIMEADLTDTRDYIRLSRDLFVFSYLCGGINFVDMAYLKPENIENGRLSYIRQKTGKRINVTLCEKAIQILQDYSGYNGGYLFPILHESEHRTPTQRHNRIHKILSKVNINLQYIGQRLGIEAHLTTYVARHSFATVLKKSGVNVALISEVLGHSDLSTTQIYLDSFENSQIDEAMRNLL, encoded by the coding sequence ATGAATGCCTTATTTTCAGTGATTTGCTATTCCTCTAAGCAACTAAAAGATGGGACTTCTCCATTAATGATGCGGATCACCAAAGACCGAGAGCGAAAATATAGCAGCATCGGTATCTCTGTTGACCCTAAGTTTTGGGATTTTAAGAAGAACCAACCCAAACGCAGCTGTCCCAATCGGGAGTACATCATGCAGATCATCCGTAACAAAGAGAGCGAAATGCAGCAACGCATTTTCGAACTCGGCATGAGGGGCGACTATTCGATTGAGGACATACTCGCCACACCAAAACAATCCGCCCAAACGGGTCGAATAGAGGACTTTTATAGGGAATTGATTGAGGACTATCAACGACAAGGAAAGACTGGGAATAGCCTAATCTATACCGATTCCTTGCGTTCGTTACGTTCCTATTGTAACGGGAAAATGAATCTTCGTTTTAAGGATATTACACCTAAATGGTGCGAATATTACGAAAAATGGCTAAGGGATAAGGAGTGCAAAGAGACGACCATGAGCGTACTTTTCCGAACCCTGCGGAGCGTTTTTAACAAGGCGATCAAAGCTAACATTGCCGAGCAGAAAGATTATCCGTTCAATGATTTTCGCATCAGTAAATTCGACACTTCGACCAAGAAACGGGCCATCTCCAAAATGGACGTCATGAAGATCATGGAGGCTGATTTAACGGATACGCGGGATTACATACGTTTAAGCCGTGATCTATTTGTGTTCAGTTACCTGTGTGGCGGAATCAATTTTGTCGATATGGCCTATCTCAAACCCGAGAATATCGAGAACGGACGATTGTCCTATATCCGACAGAAAACAGGTAAACGAATTAATGTTACGCTGTGCGAAAAAGCCATTCAGATCCTGCAAGATTACTCGGGTTACAATGGTGGTTACCTGTTCCCGATTCTTCATGAGAGTGAACACCGTACTCCGACACAACGTCACAATCGTATCCACAAAATTCTGTCGAAAGTGAATATAAACTTACAGTACATTGGCCAAAGACTCGGGATTGAAGCACATTTGACCACCTATGTGGCTCGGCATAGTTTTGCCACCGTGTTAAAGAAATCGGGCGTGAATGTGGCCCTAATTAGTGAGGTTCTCGGCCACTCGGACTTGTCGACCACCCAAATCTATCTGGATAGTTTCGAGAATAGTCAGATCGACGAGGCGATGCGAAATCTGTTATGA
- a CDS encoding glycosyltransferase family 4 protein: MLYLASFFVSMLCVCWIHPRLVTIALTKNIVDNPDVRKLQRKPIPVLGGIAVFFGSIAGLGCVSLFYDCTELFIVVIAMTVMLYTGTLDDILNLTPASRLLIEIGTVSFLICAGGYSLNDFHGLWGIQEIPRTIAIPLTLIAAVGIINAINLIDGVNGLSSGYCVMSTLLFGAMFRSAGDHAMVFLAAVCAGALIPFFFHNVFGKTSKMFIGDGGTLMMGAVMSLFVMRALRHGTSCETYADENLGLIPFTLAVLSVPVFDTLRVMTARILKRKSPFHSDKTHLHHMFILLGCSHVTTTLAILTLNLSVILCWWLAYIAGCPVDGQLYVVTGAGLLVTSGLYYFMDWHIRRTTRLVRCLRRIGYSTHLSRTKIFLRLQKMMDKI, encoded by the coding sequence ATGCTGTATCTCGCGTCTTTCTTCGTTTCGATGTTGTGCGTCTGCTGGATTCATCCCCGCCTCGTCACCATCGCGCTCACCAAGAACATCGTAGACAATCCCGACGTCCGCAAACTGCAACGCAAGCCGATCCCCGTATTGGGGGGAATCGCCGTGTTCTTCGGGTCGATAGCAGGCCTGGGATGCGTCAGCCTGTTCTACGATTGCACGGAGTTGTTCATCGTCGTCATCGCCATGACGGTCATGCTTTACACCGGCACGTTGGACGACATTCTCAATCTGACCCCGGCGTCCCGTCTTCTGATCGAGATCGGGACCGTATCGTTCCTGATATGCGCAGGAGGTTACAGCCTCAACGATTTCCACGGCCTGTGGGGAATTCAGGAAATCCCCCGGACGATCGCCATCCCCCTCACCCTGATCGCCGCCGTGGGCATCATCAACGCCATCAACCTGATCGATGGCGTAAACGGATTGTCATCCGGATACTGTGTCATGTCGACCCTTCTGTTCGGAGCGATGTTCCGGTCGGCCGGAGACCATGCCATGGTATTTCTGGCGGCAGTATGTGCCGGCGCCCTGATCCCGTTTTTCTTTCACAACGTCTTCGGAAAGACATCGAAAATGTTCATCGGCGACGGAGGGACGCTCATGATGGGAGCCGTCATGTCCCTGTTCGTCATGCGGGCCCTGCGGCACGGCACCTCATGCGAAACATACGCCGACGAGAATCTGGGACTGATCCCCTTCACACTGGCCGTGCTGTCAGTCCCGGTTTTCGACACGCTACGCGTCATGACGGCGCGCATCCTCAAACGGAAATCCCCGTTCCACTCCGACAAGACGCACCTGCACCACATGTTTATCCTGCTCGGATGCTCCCATGTAACGACGACCCTGGCGATCCTGACGCTGAACCTATCCGTCATCCTATGCTGGTGGCTGGCATATATCGCGGGCTGTCCCGTCGACGGGCAGCTCTACGTCGTGACAGGAGCAGGCCTCCTGGTCACATCCGGGCTCTACTACTTCATGGACTGGCACATTCGCCGGACGACCCGGCTCGTGCGGTGTCTCCGGCGAATCGGATACAGCACGCACCTGAGCAGAACGAAGATATTCCTGAGGCTGCAGAAAATGATGGACAAGATCTAA
- the rfbA gene encoding glucose-1-phosphate thymidylyltransferase RfbA, protein MKGIVLAGGSGTRLYPITKGISKQLLPIYDKPMIYYPISVLMLAGIREILIISTPLDLPGFRRLLGDGSDYGVRFEYAEQPSPDGLAQAFTIGAGFIGRDAVCMVLGDNIFYGSFFTRMLKKAVKAAEEDGKATVFGYWVNDPERYGVAEFDKQGNCLGIEEKPEHPKSNYAIVGLYFYPNKVVDIAKNIRPSARGEYEITSVNQTFLAAGELRIQLLGRGFAWLDTGTHDSLSEASTYIEVVEKRQGLKIACLEGIAYRQGWITEEKIREIARPMLKNQYGRYLLKVVDELKADINSTNILSKAGK, encoded by the coding sequence ATGAAAGGTATCGTCCTTGCCGGCGGCTCAGGAACCCGTCTTTACCCCATTACCAAGGGTATTTCGAAACAACTGTTGCCGATCTACGACAAACCGATGATCTACTATCCCATATCGGTATTGATGCTGGCGGGCATCCGGGAAATCCTCATCATCTCGACCCCGCTCGACCTCCCCGGATTCAGACGTCTGCTCGGAGACGGCAGCGATTACGGCGTCCGCTTCGAATACGCGGAGCAACCTTCGCCGGACGGACTTGCCCAGGCTTTCACCATAGGAGCCGGCTTCATCGGCCGTGATGCCGTATGCATGGTGCTTGGCGACAACATTTTCTACGGCAGTTTCTTCACGAGAATGTTGAAGAAGGCCGTCAAGGCCGCGGAGGAGGACGGCAAGGCGACCGTTTTCGGCTATTGGGTCAACGATCCGGAACGTTACGGTGTCGCCGAGTTCGACAAACAGGGAAACTGTCTGGGTATCGAGGAGAAGCCGGAACACCCGAAATCCAATTACGCGATCGTCGGCCTCTATTTCTATCCCAACAAGGTGGTGGACATCGCAAAAAACATCCGGCCTTCCGCCCGCGGGGAGTACGAAATAACGTCCGTCAATCAGACATTCCTGGCGGCCGGCGAACTGAGGATACAACTCCTCGGCAGAGGTTTCGCATGGTTGGACACAGGAACCCACGACTCCCTCTCGGAAGCCTCGACCTACATAGAAGTCGTAGAAAAACGCCAGGGCCTGAAGATAGCCTGCCTCGAGGGGATAGCATACCGGCAGGGCTGGATAACCGAAGAAAAGATTCGGGAGATCGCACGACCCATGCTGAAAAATCAGTACGGCCGGTATCTCCTCAAAGTGGTCGACGAACTGAAAGCGGATATAAACTCCACCAACATTCTCTCTAAAGCCGGAAAATAA
- a CDS encoding nucleotide sugar dehydrogenase, with protein sequence MINVIGLGYIGLPTALMLASHGVEVVGTDYNRKLVDTLNEGRTTFKEEGLEELFREAREAGIRFTTEYRRTDTYIVSVPTPYDKFSKKVDAGYVVAAVKDVLKVCPKGATIIIESTISPGTVDKYIRPEIEAMGFRTGEDIHLVHAPERIIPGNMVYELLHNNRTIGADSREIGEKVKECYASFCRGEIVVTDIRTAEMTKVVENTFRAVNIAFANELARICRHDDMNVYEIIRICNMHPRVNILQPGPGVGGHCISVDPWFLVGDYPQLAKVIDESMKTNDSQPTFVLNRIYEIMQKEGITDNRKVGLYGLTYKENVDDYRESPTLQLLEAQERHLARPLKVYDPFIARDITANQYHDFDEFLEGIDLVVIMVKHDHIKRNWEKLKGKIILDCFNICPLEGTYHI encoded by the coding sequence ATGATAAACGTGATCGGGCTGGGATACATCGGTTTGCCCACCGCCCTGATGCTGGCATCCCACGGAGTCGAAGTCGTGGGAACAGATTACAACCGAAAACTCGTCGACACGCTGAATGAGGGCCGTACCACATTCAAGGAGGAGGGGCTCGAAGAGCTCTTTCGGGAAGCCCGGGAAGCCGGCATCAGGTTCACCACCGAATACCGGCGGACGGACACGTACATCGTGTCCGTACCGACGCCTTACGACAAATTTTCGAAAAAAGTGGATGCCGGCTACGTAGTGGCCGCCGTGAAGGACGTGCTGAAAGTCTGTCCGAAGGGCGCCACGATCATCATCGAATCCACCATCTCTCCGGGTACCGTCGACAAATACATCCGTCCCGAAATAGAAGCCATGGGATTCCGCACGGGCGAAGACATCCATCTCGTGCATGCACCCGAACGTATCATTCCCGGCAATATGGTCTACGAGCTGCTCCACAACAACCGCACGATCGGTGCCGACAGCCGGGAAATCGGCGAAAAGGTGAAAGAGTGTTACGCCTCTTTCTGCCGGGGGGAGATCGTGGTGACGGACATCCGGACGGCCGAAATGACGAAAGTCGTGGAGAACACGTTCCGGGCCGTCAACATCGCCTTCGCCAACGAATTGGCCCGCATCTGCCGCCACGACGACATGAACGTGTACGAGATCATCAGAATATGCAACATGCATCCCCGCGTGAACATTCTCCAACCGGGTCCCGGAGTAGGCGGCCACTGCATCAGCGTCGATCCGTGGTTCCTCGTCGGCGACTATCCCCAACTCGCCAAAGTGATCGACGAAAGCATGAAGACCAACGACAGCCAGCCGACTTTCGTGCTCAACCGGATTTACGAAATCATGCAAAAAGAGGGGATCACCGACAACCGCAAAGTGGGTCTCTACGGCCTGACCTACAAAGAGAACGTGGACGACTACCGCGAAAGTCCGACCCTGCAGCTGCTGGAGGCACAGGAACGCCATCTGGCCCGTCCCCTGAAAGTATACGATCCGTTCATCGCCCGGGACATAACGGCCAATCAATATCATGATTTCGACGAATTCCTCGAAGGAATAGACCTTGTCGTCATTATGGTAAAACACGACCATATCAAACGGAACTGGGAGAAACTGAAAGGAAAAATCATTTTGGACTGCTTCAACATCTGTCCGTTGGAAGGAACGTATCACATTTAA
- the wecB gene encoding non-hydrolyzing UDP-N-acetylglucosamine 2-epimerase: MKKIMLVFGTRPEAVKMCPLVKEFRKHPDEFGVTVCVTGQHREMLDQVLTVFGVKPDYDLNIMKEGQDLYDITARVLTGMRDVLREVRPDVVLVHGDTTTSTAAAMAAFYQQIPVGHVEAGLRTRDIYSPWPEEMNRQITGRIAAYNFSPTPLSGNNLRAEHAMGKIFVTGNTVIDALYWVVEKLKSDQNLGDEQKRVLLDAGYDVDRLANGKKMVLITGHRRENFGDGFISICQAIRQLAQKYPDVDFVYPMHLNPNVRKPIHEVFGEDSGHLGNMFFMEPLGYLPFVYLMNQSAIVLTDSGGIQEEAPGLGKPVLVMRDTTERPEALASGTIRLVGTHCHKIVDEVSDLLDDAAAYERMSHAVNPYGDGHACKRIINALK, from the coding sequence ATGAAAAAAATCATGCTGGTTTTCGGCACCCGTCCGGAGGCCGTCAAAATGTGTCCCCTGGTGAAGGAGTTCCGGAAACATCCCGATGAATTCGGGGTGACCGTATGCGTGACGGGCCAACACCGTGAAATGCTGGATCAGGTGCTGACGGTTTTCGGCGTGAAGCCGGACTACGACCTGAACATCATGAAAGAGGGGCAGGACCTGTACGATATCACGGCAAGGGTCCTCACCGGAATGCGGGACGTGCTCAGAGAGGTCCGGCCCGACGTGGTGCTCGTGCACGGCGACACGACGACCTCCACGGCAGCGGCCATGGCGGCATTCTACCAGCAGATACCCGTCGGCCATGTGGAAGCCGGGCTCCGCACCCGCGACATATACAGTCCGTGGCCGGAAGAGATGAATCGCCAGATCACGGGAAGGATCGCCGCCTACAACTTCTCCCCGACACCGCTTTCCGGAAACAACCTGAGGGCGGAGCATGCGATGGGAAAGATATTCGTGACGGGCAACACCGTGATAGACGCACTCTACTGGGTCGTGGAAAAGCTGAAATCCGATCAAAATCTCGGCGATGAACAGAAAAGAGTCCTTCTCGACGCCGGTTACGACGTGGACAGACTCGCCAACGGCAAAAAAATGGTGCTCATTACCGGACACCGCAGGGAAAACTTCGGCGACGGCTTCATCTCGATATGCCAAGCCATCCGACAGCTGGCGCAAAAGTATCCGGACGTCGATTTCGTCTATCCGATGCACCTCAACCCGAACGTACGCAAGCCCATCCATGAAGTGTTCGGCGAAGATTCAGGCCACCTCGGCAACATGTTTTTCATGGAGCCGCTCGGATATCTGCCGTTCGTCTATCTCATGAATCAATCGGCCATCGTCCTCACCGACAGCGGAGGCATCCAGGAGGAAGCTCCGGGACTCGGCAAACCCGTCCTGGTCATGCGCGACACGACCGAACGGCCCGAAGCCCTCGCTTCGGGCACCATCCGCCTGGTAGGCACCCATTGCCATAAGATCGTGGACGAAGTGAGCGACCTTCTCGACGACGCAGCGGCATACGAACGCATGAGCCATGCCGTCAATCCCTACGGCGACGGCCATGCCTGCAAAAGGATTATAAACGCTTTAAAATAA